The segment ATACGTACAAGGGGATTTTTTTTATTGTTTTCAAACGCGTGATATACAGGTTGCAAATTTTCCCAAAAAAGCTTGTGCTCTGGATATAATGTATATAATGATTGCATATTTTCTTGGGTCATCTTGGTTGGGAATATATGTACCGGAATGGGTTGTGATGATTGAGCTGTAGCTTCAATTGCCATTATGTATAATTCTTTTATTGCGTCGTCGCCAATAGGAAAGCAACCAATTGTAACGCAATTGCCATGAATAAAAATATCATTTCCGGGTTTTCCACTTTTACAATTTTTTAAATCGGCAGCATTGGGATAATCGACCCGCATCGAAAGATAAAAGTTACTCGTTGGATTAAATTGTGAAATTTTATAGACACCTTCGGGCATTTGCTCATCGCCTTGTTGACGCTTAGGACCTGGCTTACCTGATGTGGAACAAAGCGGATAAGTAGTTACTAATTTGAAACTGCTGTCCATTTTCTTTTTTCCCCACACTTCTAATACTCTTTCTTGTTTAAATATACGAATAAATAATTGCAAGTCCTTTAAATCGAGATTTGAAGCCATAAGCAGCATTTCAACATTCGATAATTTTTCTTTATAGGCTGTTTTTACACGTTCGTATGATTTTTGATTTTCGAGAAATGTTTG is part of the Bacteroidales bacterium genome and harbors:
- a CDS encoding L,D-transpeptidase family protein, which gives rise to MNFSQTFLENQKSYERVKTAYKEKLSNVEMLLMASNLDLKDLQLFIRIFKQERVLEVWGKKKMDSSFKLVTTYPLCSTSGKPGPKRQQGDEQMPEGVYKISQFNPTSNFYLSMRVDYPNAADLKNCKSGKPGNDIFIHGNCVTIGCFPIGDDAIKELYIMAIEATAQSSQPIPVHIFPTKMTQENMQSLYTLYPEHKLFWENLQPVYHAFENNKKNPLVRITAKGTYEVVK